The following coding sequences are from one Paenibacillus sp. FSL R5-0912 window:
- a CDS encoding phosphotransferase, with translation MALINNNLLKLLQETAKKYMDPKAEVLSIESTPISMGSQAVELMRHSVLIKVLDETSKLSLVSKYATRIERQVLTRLYSQRASVPFSYSDGSELDERFLICIQDVDYQTNYRNINVRLLQKSETKALSYIHASNFGQRRELSWLPEVDSLHIEKMIYERWKPQWQAAKRNEQFIDIFGDYIPFVEAVANTIFEDIQHLINDESSQALIHNDLNPGNVLVHNNTDVLFIDWEEARYGSLFLDIPLRCGTSEQIEDYKGLLADKSIEFSYDHFNQMYAIASRYLGLRYMSWNLGAWTSNSHAKDDLKKYLDMVVGTSPT, from the coding sequence TTGGCTTTAATAAATAACAATCTCCTAAAATTGTTACAAGAGACTGCAAAGAAATATATGGACCCTAAAGCAGAAGTTTTAAGCATTGAAAGCACTCCTATCAGTATGGGCTCACAAGCAGTTGAGTTAATGCGCCATAGTGTACTAATAAAAGTACTTGACGAAACATCGAAGTTGTCCCTTGTTTCAAAATATGCAACCAGGATTGAACGTCAGGTACTGACGAGGCTTTACTCCCAAAGAGCAAGTGTACCTTTTTCTTATTCCGATGGTTCTGAATTAGATGAAAGGTTTCTTATTTGTATACAGGATGTTGATTATCAAACAAACTATAGAAACATAAATGTTAGGTTACTTCAGAAAAGTGAAACGAAGGCACTATCATACATTCACGCCTCTAACTTTGGCCAAAGGAGAGAACTTTCATGGTTACCTGAAGTAGACAGCTTACATATAGAAAAGATGATATACGAGCGGTGGAAACCCCAATGGCAAGCTGCTAAGAGAAACGAACAGTTTATAGACATCTTCGGGGATTACATCCCCTTTGTGGAAGCTGTAGCTAATACGATTTTCGAGGATATTCAACATTTAATAAATGATGAAAGCAGCCAAGCATTAATTCATAACGACCTTAATCCAGGAAATGTATTGGTACATAACAATACTGACGTACTTTTTATTGATTGGGAAGAAGCTAGGTATGGCTCTTTATTTTTAGATATCCCTCTGCGTTGTGGTACCTCGGAACAAATTGAGGATTACAAGGGGCTACTGGCTGATAAAAGCATAGAATTTTCTTATGATCATTTCAATCAAATGTATGCAATCGCCTCCCGCTACCTGGGACTTAGATATATGAGTTGGAATTTAGGAGCTTGGACTAGTAATTCACACGCCAAAGATGACTTAAAGAAATATTTAGACATGGTGGTGGGAACTTCGCCAACCTAA
- a CDS encoding pentapeptide repeat-containing protein, with protein sequence MNNKIEQPRIPEPELLLPQQIHSLSSKDEFSRCLISGSLIEYQDAARVSFDKTIFKNVTITESSLHGIELTDVIFDHCDLSNVDFSDAFMHRTEFRDCRLIGTDFTRSRFQNVSVTGCIGEFAVFRFANFKGASFERCSLISADYYQSSLSGLYFSECNLDQATLAGCKLKDIDLSDCEFTGLVVDLQDLDGCVISAEQAASFAGLLGLVIKY encoded by the coding sequence ATGAATAACAAGATCGAACAACCTCGAATCCCGGAACCGGAGCTTTTGCTGCCGCAGCAGATTCATTCTCTGTCTTCCAAAGACGAATTCAGCCGCTGCCTCATTTCAGGTTCCCTCATTGAATATCAGGACGCCGCCAGAGTTTCTTTTGACAAAACCATCTTCAAGAACGTCACCATTACTGAATCTTCCTTACACGGAATTGAGCTTACCGACGTCATCTTCGATCATTGTGACCTGTCCAATGTGGATTTCAGCGATGCCTTCATGCACCGGACAGAATTCAGGGATTGCCGGCTGATTGGCACGGACTTCACGAGATCGCGGTTTCAAAATGTATCGGTGACCGGGTGCATCGGGGAGTTCGCGGTGTTCAGGTTTGCGAATTTCAAAGGAGCGTCCTTCGAGCGCTGTTCGCTGATCAGCGCGGATTATTATCAGTCCAGCCTAAGCGGCCTTTACTTCTCTGAATGCAATCTGGATCAGGCCACACTGGCCGGGTGCAAGCTGAAGGATATTGACCTGAGCGATTGCGAATTCACCGGCCTAGTGGTTGACCTCCAGGATCTGGACGGCTGTGTAATCTCGGCGGAGCAGGCGGCTTCATTCGCCGGACTGCTGGGACTCGTGATTAAATATTAA
- a CDS encoding aldo/keto reductase, translated as MEHFVLNNGVMMPKIGLGVYNIKDNNEDAVLWALNNGYRHLDTAAAYRNEELIASAIRKSGVNRNDLFITTKVWSTDLGRKTRQAFETSLQKLQTDYIDLYLIHWPAKNYLESWHLMESLYKEGKIRAIGVSNFEQHHLEKVMMQGTIIPAVNQIQTNPLLQQGALHEFMGKHGIQHVAWSPFGHGNKQMLAHPVLTEIAAKYDKTAAQVILRWNLGRDIAVIPKSVTPARLKQNMEVFDFALSDEEMNQICALEQNKRGFVDPQNKFYLWTTRFIPLS; from the coding sequence ATGGAACATTTCGTTTTGAATAATGGTGTGATGATGCCGAAGATTGGTCTGGGTGTGTATAACATCAAAGATAATAATGAAGACGCTGTACTGTGGGCGCTCAATAACGGGTATCGGCATCTGGATACGGCGGCAGCTTACCGCAACGAGGAGCTGATCGCCAGTGCCATCCGGAAATCAGGCGTAAACAGAAACGATCTCTTTATTACAACCAAAGTATGGAGTACTGATCTGGGGCGGAAGACCCGTCAGGCGTTTGAGACCAGTCTGCAAAAACTGCAAACCGATTATATTGATCTTTATTTGATCCACTGGCCAGCCAAAAACTATCTGGAGAGTTGGCATCTAATGGAGTCTCTATACAAAGAAGGAAAGATCAGGGCCATTGGAGTCTCTAATTTTGAGCAGCATCATCTGGAAAAGGTCATGATGCAGGGAACGATTATACCTGCTGTGAATCAGATCCAAACGAACCCGCTTCTGCAGCAAGGTGCGCTTCATGAATTCATGGGTAAGCATGGTATCCAGCATGTTGCCTGGAGTCCCTTTGGACACGGGAACAAGCAGATGCTTGCCCACCCTGTACTAACCGAAATTGCAGCCAAATATGATAAAACAGCGGCGCAAGTCATCCTGAGATGGAACCTTGGGCGGGATATCGCAGTGATTCCGAAATCGGTTACTCCCGCAAGGCTGAAACAAAATATGGAAGTGTTTGATTTTGCGCTGTCTGACGAAGAGATGAACCAAATCTGTGCCCTGGAACAAAATAAAAGAGGCTTTGTCGATCCTCAAAACAAATTTTACCTATGGACAACCCGCTTTATCCCATTGTCATAA
- a CDS encoding GGDEF domain-containing protein, which yields MRLRDFMGPSDTSAQRQAKWIKRFLRTYWLVIALHFAAQLWAFLFLTYPMGPYEFYYDVLLYPTLLMSAVVGVTQFVDAIAPKYSFVLLFVSGTIIAMMIIHLNMDIRIIGALMLLPIFASAIFFRLDLTLFTSALQAAAFFILYRWDYWFQYYLNDFDLIAIPLFLLVGTLVAGIIIINGRELASDLEATLTAKQNLMIENAVIRKLSTTDALTGLYNHISFHEFYDKALEYGNQGAPFHLALIDIDNFKLVNDKYGHRTGDIVLARVAKVIKEFISPADIAARYGGEEFAILLFEKTFEEAYERIECIRQKLSETFHEEMEGREVTVSIGLQSYSEGITKEKLFEEVDNLLYTAKHSGKNKTLTPLTQLIVV from the coding sequence TTGAGATTAAGAGATTTCATGGGCCCCTCGGATACTTCCGCACAGCGGCAGGCCAAGTGGATCAAGCGTTTTTTGCGTACCTATTGGCTCGTGATTGCTCTGCATTTTGCTGCGCAGCTCTGGGCCTTTCTGTTTCTTACATACCCTATGGGACCGTATGAATTTTATTATGATGTCCTGCTCTATCCGACGCTGCTGATGAGTGCGGTTGTCGGGGTGACCCAGTTCGTCGATGCGATTGCGCCAAAATATTCCTTTGTCCTGCTGTTTGTGTCCGGGACCATTATTGCCATGATGATTATCCATCTGAATATGGATATCCGGATTATCGGGGCGCTGATGCTGCTGCCGATTTTTGCGTCGGCGATCTTTTTCCGGCTGGATCTGACCTTATTTACGTCTGCCCTGCAGGCGGCTGCGTTCTTCATTCTCTACCGCTGGGATTACTGGTTCCAATATTATCTGAATGATTTCGATCTGATTGCCATTCCGCTATTTCTGCTGGTGGGCACGCTGGTAGCCGGCATTATTATTATTAACGGGCGGGAGCTGGCGAGTGATCTGGAAGCGACACTGACCGCCAAGCAGAATCTGATGATCGAGAATGCGGTGATCCGCAAGCTGTCCACTACGGATGCGCTGACCGGCCTGTACAATCATATCTCCTTCCATGAGTTCTACGACAAAGCGCTGGAGTATGGGAATCAGGGTGCGCCGTTTCATCTGGCCTTGATTGATATAGACAATTTCAAGCTGGTTAATGATAAATATGGACATCGTACAGGGGATATTGTGCTGGCGAGGGTCGCGAAAGTGATTAAGGAATTCATCTCTCCAGCGGATATCGCCGCACGTTACGGCGGTGAGGAATTCGCCATATTGTTGTTTGAGAAGACCTTTGAGGAAGCATATGAGCGGATAGAATGTATCCGCCAGAAGCTGTCGGAAACATTCCATGAGGAAATGGAAGGCCGGGAAGTTACCGTTAGTATCGGCCTCCAGAGCTATTCCGAAGGGATCACCAAAGAAAAGCTGTTTGAAGAAGTTGATAATCTGCTCTACACGGCTAAGCATTCCGGTAAGAATAAGACCCTCACTCCGCTGACCCAGCTGATTGTGGTGTAG
- a CDS encoding DinB family protein encodes MQNKISDVLVENWDYVMDVEDWQPPLKDALEGVTSEQASWKPEGAAGNSIWETVNHLTYYKERLLRKLKGLEKLPDLESNDATFTVTESGEEAWKQAVAKLKSVHASLREIIVALEEGAYEWGGSGHAPGEEVMSLILHDSYHTGQIVLVRKLQGSWPGQRSFD; translated from the coding sequence ATGCAAAATAAGATTAGCGATGTTCTGGTGGAGAACTGGGATTATGTGATGGATGTTGAGGATTGGCAGCCGCCGCTTAAAGACGCGCTTGAAGGTGTGACTAGTGAACAGGCAAGCTGGAAGCCGGAGGGGGCAGCGGGCAATTCTATCTGGGAGACCGTCAACCATCTGACTTATTATAAGGAACGTCTGCTGCGCAAGCTTAAGGGCCTGGAGAAATTGCCTGATCTTGAGAGCAATGATGCTACGTTTACGGTAACGGAGAGCGGGGAAGAGGCGTGGAAACAGGCAGTTGCCAAGCTGAAGTCCGTTCATGCCTCTTTGCGGGAGATTATTGTGGCCCTTGAGGAAGGCGCTTATGAATGGGGCGGCTCCGGACATGCACCGGGCGAAGAAGTGATGAGTCTGATTCTGCATGATTCCTACCATACCGGACAGATCGTACTGGTCCGCAAGCTGCAGGGCTCCTGGCCGGGCCAACGCAGTTTTGACTAA
- the cmpA gene encoding cortex morphogenetic protein CmpA, whose translation MPQWLCQQLMKAYFKKDRRQIKLLNECWFFYRNSAETREFITKDV comes from the coding sequence TTGCCGCAGTGGCTTTGCCAACAGCTCATGAAGGCTTATTTCAAGAAAGACCGCCGTCAGATCAAACTGCTGAATGAATGCTGGTTCTTTTACCGGAATTCTGCCGAAACCCGTGAATTCATCACCAAAGACGTATAG
- a CDS encoding CGNR zinc finger domain-containing protein: MLWEDFINSYWRNWRTGDRSKDRDRLDEPEWLAEWLAAQKLPAAGPILPVELERLKQLRGLLWDEVQRLVQGQPTENALLVQLNQYMSNGPVLRKVVWGTGGEAGISLLPQRADWEQIMAEIAASFAEALMEKESSRFRICGNPDCLWVYYDDTRNRSKRYCDDKMCGNLMKVRRFRARKKAAEDEGPPG, encoded by the coding sequence TTGCTGTGGGAGGATTTCATTAACAGCTACTGGCGGAATTGGCGGACAGGCGACCGGAGCAAGGACCGGGACAGGCTGGATGAACCGGAGTGGCTGGCAGAATGGCTGGCGGCACAGAAATTACCTGCGGCAGGACCGATTCTGCCGGTTGAACTGGAGCGGCTGAAGCAGTTGCGCGGATTATTATGGGACGAGGTACAACGGCTGGTACAGGGACAACCTACGGAAAACGCTCTGCTGGTACAGCTGAATCAATATATGAGCAACGGGCCTGTTCTGCGGAAAGTAGTCTGGGGTACCGGCGGCGAAGCCGGGATTTCATTGCTCCCCCAGCGTGCAGACTGGGAGCAGATTATGGCGGAGATAGCGGCTTCTTTTGCCGAAGCATTAATGGAGAAGGAGTCCTCACGCTTCCGGATCTGCGGGAATCCCGATTGTCTCTGGGTCTATTACGACGATACCCGCAACCGCTCGAAGCGCTACTGCGATGACAAGATGTGCGGCAATCTGATGAAGGTCAGACGGTTCCGGGCGCGGAAGAAGGCTGCGGAGGATGAAGGCCCGCCCGGATAA
- a CDS encoding SprT family protein, with translation MSNEELQQWIEQVSLNSFGVPFRHTASFNSRLTTTGGRYFTKSHNIEINPQQLAIHGREETEKIIKHELCHYHLHLAKRGYMHRDDDFKTLLARVGGSRYCQTLPGAKARKPQPYRYKLVCVACATEYLRKRRADPKRYRCGKCSGKLKLVTLEADGSPAT, from the coding sequence ATGAGCAACGAAGAGCTGCAGCAGTGGATCGAGCAGGTGTCACTGAACAGCTTCGGCGTGCCTTTCCGGCATACAGCCAGCTTTAACAGCAGACTTACGACAACGGGCGGACGATATTTTACCAAAAGCCATAATATAGAGATCAATCCCCAGCAGCTTGCCATCCACGGCCGGGAGGAGACGGAGAAGATTATTAAGCATGAGCTCTGCCACTACCATCTGCATCTGGCGAAGCGGGGATATATGCACCGGGATGATGATTTCAAAACACTGCTCGCCCGGGTCGGGGGCAGCCGCTACTGCCAGACACTGCCGGGAGCCAAGGCGCGTAAGCCACAGCCTTACCGGTACAAGCTGGTGTGCGTGGCCTGTGCCACCGAATATCTGCGCAAACGCAGAGCCGATCCGAAGCGTTACCGCTGCGGGAAATGTTCGGGCAAGCTGAAGCTGGTCACCCTGGAGGCAGACGGGAGTCCGGCTACTTAA
- a CDS encoding S-layer homology domain-containing protein — protein MRTTNIIKRAKKMSIACGILAASLSFGASAFAFSDLNGHSAEPKINALHDAGVINGITSDLFAPNAKVTLAQGVQFLVKGLALTPRADMGNTPSTASSFFDNVKDNAWYASSFLAAKQSGLTLAQNANPNANLTRAEFAHLLTEALQSKGNFAVTKMYFMVEDGDKLSSDVMNSLQILLNTKVITLDNGKFRPADIITRSEAAVMVHDAAEFAARAINQDDTVIEPSEPEPVPVNHYVSNVVLEKAAEGVNKATITVDNLPNPGYGLAVERIEFTSPTKAVIYFKITLPDPDMMYPQVITKGTVSTYLPEGYTATAEPVMGSRWLQPATDVE, from the coding sequence ATGAGAACAACTAATATTATAAAGCGCGCAAAAAAAATGAGCATCGCGTGCGGAATCCTGGCTGCCAGCTTGTCGTTTGGAGCATCCGCTTTTGCCTTTTCTGATCTGAACGGACATTCTGCCGAACCCAAAATCAATGCGCTGCATGATGCCGGTGTGATTAACGGTATAACCAGTGATCTTTTTGCTCCTAACGCTAAAGTAACCCTGGCGCAAGGCGTTCAATTTCTCGTCAAAGGGCTGGCGCTGACACCAAGGGCGGATATGGGCAACACCCCTTCTACAGCCAGCAGTTTTTTTGACAATGTAAAAGATAATGCCTGGTATGCTTCCTCTTTCCTGGCCGCCAAACAGAGCGGTTTGACTCTGGCACAGAATGCCAATCCGAATGCAAACCTGACCCGCGCAGAATTCGCTCATCTGCTCACGGAAGCCTTGCAGAGTAAAGGTAATTTTGCCGTTACCAAAATGTATTTCATGGTTGAGGATGGCGACAAGCTCTCTTCTGATGTCATGAACAGCCTGCAAATTCTGCTGAACACGAAGGTTATTACGCTGGACAACGGAAAATTCCGCCCGGCGGATATCATCACCCGCTCCGAGGCTGCTGTTATGGTTCATGATGCCGCTGAGTTTGCAGCACGGGCCATCAACCAAGACGATACAGTAATTGAGCCTTCTGAACCAGAACCGGTTCCGGTTAATCACTACGTTTCCAATGTTGTCCTGGAAAAAGCTGCTGAAGGCGTTAATAAAGCCACCATCACCGTCGATAATCTGCCTAATCCCGGCTACGGCCTGGCGGTAGAGCGCATCGAATTCACCAGTCCCACCAAAGCAGTGATCTACTTCAAAATAACCCTGCCCGATCCGGATATGATGTACCCGCAAGTCATCACCAAAGGGACGGTCTCCACTTATCTGCCCGAAGGCTACACTGCTACAGCAGAGCCTGTTATGGGATCGCGTTGGCTGCAGCCGGCAACCGATGTTGAGTGA